A window of the Bdellovibrio sp. ZAP7 genome harbors these coding sequences:
- a CDS encoding DUF6279 family lipoprotein, with protein sequence MKTKKWKLFAISILLICSGCGSSSPFMDAFLGGMSVTKVESYFNLDQKQEKDFEKNLQQDLARLKQEQMQKFATSIREIDQRIPTEKVNSEILSETFDVLEKEYDRSASYFKNSAWKMVSSLREEQFLYFEKRVRKEITESREQGLESKNEELLQRFRKQITYWVGPTSIHQNQAIQHFIANEPFPWKERIDNRESILNNFMAQRKDPVKLRTMTEKFLEDYDSLRTPEYAHAMQKYEGKLKGFLNKFWSTLSYDQKQAMQASLNKQALELDRMASTQTDEFK encoded by the coding sequence ATGAAAACAAAAAAATGGAAGCTATTTGCGATATCGATTTTATTGATTTGCAGTGGGTGCGGCAGCTCAAGTCCCTTCATGGATGCATTTTTGGGTGGTATGTCCGTCACCAAGGTCGAGAGTTATTTTAATTTGGATCAAAAGCAGGAAAAGGACTTTGAGAAAAATCTGCAGCAGGATCTGGCGCGTTTAAAACAGGAGCAGATGCAAAAGTTCGCCACCTCCATACGCGAAATTGATCAGCGCATTCCCACAGAGAAAGTGAATTCCGAAATTCTCAGTGAAACCTTCGATGTGCTTGAGAAAGAATATGACCGCTCTGCCAGCTATTTCAAAAATTCCGCATGGAAGATGGTTTCGTCGTTAAGAGAAGAGCAGTTTCTTTATTTTGAAAAGAGAGTCCGCAAAGAAATAACCGAATCCCGAGAGCAAGGCCTGGAAAGTAAGAATGAGGAGTTGCTGCAAAGATTCCGCAAGCAGATCACTTATTGGGTGGGACCGACCAGCATTCATCAGAATCAAGCGATTCAACATTTTATAGCAAATGAACCCTTTCCTTGGAAAGAACGTATCGACAACCGCGAAAGTATTTTGAATAACTTTATGGCGCAACGTAAAGATCCCGTAAAGCTTCGCACGATGACGGAAAAATTTTTGGAAGACTATGATTCCTTGCGCACTCCTGAATATGCTCATGCCATGCAAAAATATGAAGGCAAGCTGAAGGGATTTTTGAACAAGTTTTGGAGCACGTTAAGTTATGATCAAAAGCAGGCGATGCAAGCCAGCCTGAATAAACAGGCTCTAGAGCTGGATCGCATGGCCTCTACTCAAACAGATGAATTTAAATAA
- a CDS encoding RNA-binding protein yields MGKKIYVGNLSYQLDEQTLADAFAEFGNVESARIVTDRETGRSKGFAFVEMSTDDEAATAIAKLNGAELSGRAMNVSEAKPMAPRENRGGGFGGGRGGGGRGGFGGGNRGPR; encoded by the coding sequence ATGGGTAAAAAAATCTACGTAGGAAATCTTTCTTACCAACTAGACGAACAAACTCTTGCAGACGCTTTTGCTGAATTCGGTAACGTTGAATCTGCACGTATCGTAACTGATCGTGAAACAGGCCGTAGCAAAGGTTTCGCATTCGTAGAAATGTCTACTGATGATGAAGCTGCTACAGCAATCGCTAAATTGAACGGCGCTGAACTTTCTGGCCGTGCAATGAACGTTTCTGAAGCAAAACCAATGGCTCCTCGTGAGAACCGTGGTGGCGGCTTCGGTGGCGGCCGTGGCGGCGGCGGACGTGGTGGTTTCGGCGGTGGTAACCGCGGTCCTCGCTAG
- a CDS encoding MFS transporter has product MQPSSALSDFKKLISARFLFTLAVQMQAVVVGWRIYELTQDPLSLGFIGLAEAIPALGLALYAGYIVDRSRPIKVYRWVLEGSLISAGILLIAGFYGARLSDHWQIVALYLSSIFSGAARAFSQPSMYAILPKMTKREGLSKALAWMSTAMQTARVSGPALGGLIFGFLGLEVAYSVIFVLLIGALLATYKIQMQIEAPASTGESRAMMEELKSGVRFVFGHPILLPALSLDMISVLFGGVTALMPIYAKEILAVGPRGLGILRAAPAVGAMVMGFILTRVAIRKNAGKYLLTAVFGFGLSILVFAVSKNFYLSLFALGFSGIFDSVSVVVRSTAVQLASPDHMRGRISSVNSMFIGSSNEVGEFESGVAAKFLGTVPAACFGAVMCLVTVSVIAWRSPALRNMDMDKVTPY; this is encoded by the coding sequence ATGCAACCGTCCTCGGCCCTTTCTGATTTTAAAAAGCTTATCTCCGCAAGATTTCTCTTTACCTTGGCTGTGCAAATGCAGGCGGTGGTTGTTGGGTGGAGAATTTACGAACTCACTCAAGATCCTTTGTCGCTGGGATTCATCGGACTAGCGGAAGCCATTCCCGCCCTGGGCCTGGCATTGTATGCAGGCTATATCGTCGATCGTTCTCGTCCTATCAAAGTTTATCGTTGGGTGCTTGAAGGCAGTTTGATTTCTGCCGGAATTCTGCTGATCGCAGGATTCTATGGAGCTCGTTTGTCGGATCACTGGCAGATCGTTGCCCTTTATCTGTCTTCGATTTTTTCTGGAGCGGCTCGCGCGTTTTCGCAGCCCTCGATGTATGCCATTCTTCCTAAAATGACCAAGCGAGAAGGTTTATCCAAAGCTTTGGCCTGGATGAGTACAGCGATGCAAACAGCCCGGGTGTCGGGGCCCGCATTGGGCGGTTTGATTTTTGGCTTCCTGGGATTGGAAGTTGCGTACTCGGTGATTTTCGTACTTTTGATTGGTGCTTTGTTAGCGACTTATAAAATTCAAATGCAGATCGAAGCTCCCGCTAGTACCGGAGAATCCCGTGCGATGATGGAAGAATTGAAATCAGGCGTGCGCTTTGTTTTTGGTCATCCGATTTTGTTGCCAGCACTTTCACTGGATATGATTTCCGTATTATTCGGCGGAGTGACAGCGTTGATGCCTATCTATGCGAAAGAAATTTTGGCTGTGGGTCCCCGTGGTTTAGGAATTTTACGAGCCGCACCGGCAGTTGGTGCCATGGTGATGGGCTTTATTCTTACTCGCGTCGCTATTCGCAAAAATGCGGGTAAGTATTTGCTCACTGCCGTTTTTGGATTTGGTTTGAGCATTTTAGTTTTCGCCGTCAGCAAGAATTTTTATCTGTCCTTATTTGCTCTGGGCTTTAGCGGAATCTTTGATAGCGTCAGCGTGGTGGTCAGAAGTACCGCTGTGCAATTGGCTTCTCCGGATCATATGCGTGGAAGAATATCATCTGTTAATTCGATGTTCATTGGCTCGTCTAATGAAGTCGGTGAATTTGAGTCCGGTGTGGCGGCGAAGTTTCTTGGTACGGTCCCCGCAGCGTGTTTTGGTGCTGTGATGTGTTTAGTGACCGTGAGTGTGATCGCATGGAGGTCTCCAGCCTTAAGAAATATGGATATGGACAAGGTCACGCCGTATTAA
- a CDS encoding cytochrome ubiquinol oxidase subunit I, whose translation MDDLLAARSTMAFSLGFHIIFAAIGMVMPFFMAVAHFLYLKKNRAEDLELTKLWMKGVAILFAVGAVSGTVLSFELGLLWPGFMKHAGAIIGMPFSWEGTAFFLEAIAIGLYLYGWNRMNRWVHWTAGLIVGISGFASGVFVVAANSWMNSPAGFEWVNGQAINIDPIAAMFNRAWLHQTLHMQVAAVQAVGFAVAGMHAFLLLKRKHSTLHLRALKIAMTFATVASLIQPMVGHFAAQKVAEYQPAKLAAMEAHFHTEPRASLIIGGIPDVETGEVHGAVKIPGMLSFLAFNDFNATVKGLNDFPREEWPPVMVTHFAFQIMVGLGTLMIGLGLLYLLLVRKNALPDWFLKVLMAAAPLGFIAIEAGWVVTEVGRQPWIIYGIMKTKDAVTPMPGVQFHFYLFLVLYFFLSFVTAWLFRRQLQVAERNMESGGPR comes from the coding sequence ATGGACGATTTACTTGCCGCGCGCTCAACGATGGCTTTCTCGTTGGGCTTTCATATTATTTTCGCTGCCATAGGCATGGTGATGCCTTTCTTTATGGCGGTGGCCCATTTTCTGTATCTTAAAAAAAATCGCGCTGAAGATCTAGAACTCACGAAGTTGTGGATGAAGGGCGTGGCGATTCTTTTCGCGGTGGGCGCTGTCTCTGGGACGGTTCTGTCGTTTGAACTGGGTTTGCTGTGGCCTGGATTTATGAAACATGCCGGCGCGATTATCGGTATGCCCTTTTCCTGGGAAGGAACCGCCTTTTTTCTTGAGGCGATCGCGATCGGACTTTACCTGTATGGTTGGAATCGCATGAATCGTTGGGTGCACTGGACGGCGGGACTGATTGTGGGAATTTCTGGATTTGCTTCCGGAGTTTTTGTGGTGGCCGCAAACAGTTGGATGAATTCACCAGCCGGGTTCGAGTGGGTGAATGGACAAGCGATTAATATCGATCCCATAGCGGCGATGTTTAATCGCGCGTGGCTGCACCAAACTCTGCATATGCAAGTCGCCGCTGTCCAAGCTGTGGGCTTTGCTGTTGCGGGAATGCACGCCTTTCTTTTGCTAAAGCGAAAACACTCAACGTTGCACCTGCGTGCCTTGAAAATCGCCATGACGTTTGCGACGGTGGCTTCTTTGATCCAACCGATGGTCGGTCACTTTGCAGCACAGAAAGTTGCCGAATATCAGCCGGCAAAATTGGCAGCCATGGAGGCGCATTTTCATACCGAACCACGGGCTTCCTTAATTATTGGTGGAATTCCAGATGTGGAAACGGGTGAAGTCCATGGCGCTGTTAAAATTCCTGGTATGCTGAGCTTCCTGGCCTTCAATGATTTCAATGCGACGGTGAAGGGCTTGAATGACTTTCCAAGGGAGGAGTGGCCTCCGGTCATGGTTACGCACTTTGCTTTTCAAATAATGGTCGGTCTTGGCACATTGATGATTGGACTGGGGCTTTTGTATCTGCTGCTTGTGCGAAAAAATGCTCTGCCGGATTGGTTTTTGAAAGTTCTGATGGCTGCCGCTCCATTGGGTTTTATTGCGATTGAGGCGGGTTGGGTTGTGACAGAAGTGGGACGACAGCCTTGGATCATTTATGGAATTATGAAAACGAAGGATGCGGTAACGCCGATGCCCGGAGTTCAATTCCATTTCTATCTTTTTCTTGTGCTCTATTTCTTTTTATCTTTTGTGACGGCGTGGCTGTTCCGTCGTCAACTGCAGGTTGCGGAACGTAACATGGAATCGGGAGGTCCAAGATGA
- a CDS encoding cytochrome d ubiquinol oxidase subunit II, whose product MIEVLLFFMAASILLYVVLGGADYGAGILELIPLPQLQIKQRAVVNDAMGPVWEANHMWLILIVVILFMGFPTVFTMVMVHLHIPMVALLVGIVARGTAFTFRHYDAIHDAKSQRVYSLIFSLSSLWTTFWLGILAGSLWQGRLDPQATNFTDAYVAPWSGLVPIAMGCFTVCICAFLAAVYLVGETKDSELKKYFWKRGFVLNIAVILSGGCVFAAAYFEQSAFLKAFLQHPLSIACVVLATLLFLLLWQLLKRNQPFLVRLTAAAQVSLIILGWFFAIAPAALITTQGPLSFYEAVAPEATLRQLTYALCIGSALIFPSLFYLMKVFKLSGKSLQGDSTKNDGK is encoded by the coding sequence ATGATTGAAGTTCTTTTATTTTTTATGGCGGCCTCAATCCTTTTGTATGTGGTTTTGGGCGGCGCTGATTATGGGGCGGGGATTTTAGAGTTGATTCCTTTGCCCCAATTGCAAATTAAGCAGCGGGCGGTCGTGAACGATGCCATGGGGCCTGTTTGGGAAGCCAATCATATGTGGCTGATTTTAATTGTGGTTATCTTGTTCATGGGTTTTCCGACAGTTTTTACGATGGTGATGGTGCATCTGCATATACCTATGGTGGCTCTGCTGGTGGGGATTGTCGCTCGCGGAACGGCTTTTACCTTTCGGCATTACGATGCGATTCACGATGCGAAATCTCAACGCGTGTATTCGTTGATATTCAGTCTCTCCAGTCTGTGGACCACGTTTTGGTTGGGAATATTGGCTGGCAGCCTTTGGCAAGGACGCCTTGATCCTCAGGCGACAAACTTTACTGACGCCTATGTGGCCCCATGGTCGGGATTGGTACCGATTGCGATGGGATGTTTCACAGTTTGTATTTGCGCTTTTTTAGCAGCCGTTTATTTAGTCGGCGAAACTAAGGACAGCGAGCTTAAAAAGTATTTTTGGAAGCGCGGATTCGTTTTGAATATTGCGGTGATCTTGTCAGGAGGATGTGTTTTTGCGGCCGCTTATTTTGAGCAAAGTGCTTTTTTAAAGGCGTTTTTGCAGCATCCTTTATCCATCGCTTGTGTGGTGTTGGCCACTTTGCTGTTTCTTCTTTTATGGCAGCTACTAAAACGCAATCAGCCGTTTTTGGTTCGATTAACGGCGGCAGCGCAAGTGTCATTGATTATTTTGGGCTGGTTTTTCGCTATTGCCCCGGCGGCCTTGATAACCACCCAAGGACCTTTGTCATTTTACGAAGCTGTGGCACCTGAGGCCACGTTGCGCCAGTTAACCTATGCACTGTGCATAGGCAGTGCTTTGATATTTCCCAGCCTTTTTTACCTTATGAAAGTTTTTAAGCTTTCAGGCAAAAGTTTGCAGGGCGACTCCACAAAGAACGATGGCAAATAA
- a CDS encoding 2-methylaconitate cis-trans isomerase PrpF family protein, with the protein MMFDNMTSYRALYMRGGTSRALIFIETDLPADRKSWDALFLRALGSPDSYGRQLDGMGGGISSLSKVAIVRSSKHPDADVDYTFAQVSVTEARVDYKGNCGNISSAIGPFAVMQGLCEVTGNEACVRIFNTNTQKIIHSYFPVKNGQPEFTGKFEIPGVSGTGAPIRLEFQEPGGASTGKLLPTGKICETLQVQGVGPIEVSMVDAANACVFVRAQDVGMTGKEMPIELEQAKDLLKKLDLVRRHASVAMGISKDLEDAKNYIAIPYIGIISPATNEDMDFEMRVIASGQPHKALPLTVSLCSAVTAKLPGSVIHEAVHGRSLKQVRIGMPSGVLQLDAEVENKNGHWSVRSGSFYRTARPLFQGEVFI; encoded by the coding sequence ATGATGTTTGATAACATGACTTCATATCGCGCACTCTACATGAGAGGTGGCACTAGCCGTGCCCTCATTTTTATTGAAACCGATTTGCCGGCGGATCGTAAATCCTGGGACGCATTATTTTTGCGCGCTCTGGGAAGCCCTGACAGTTATGGGCGACAGTTGGACGGAATGGGTGGAGGAATCTCCTCACTTAGCAAAGTCGCTATCGTGCGATCTTCAAAGCATCCTGATGCGGATGTGGATTATACATTCGCCCAAGTATCTGTCACTGAAGCCAGGGTTGATTACAAAGGAAATTGCGGCAATATCAGCTCTGCAATCGGGCCTTTTGCAGTTATGCAGGGACTGTGTGAAGTCACGGGGAATGAGGCCTGTGTGCGCATCTTTAATACCAATACACAAAAGATAATTCATTCATATTTCCCGGTGAAAAATGGTCAACCTGAATTCACGGGGAAATTTGAAATTCCTGGAGTGTCAGGAACTGGGGCTCCCATTCGTTTGGAGTTTCAAGAACCCGGCGGTGCCTCCACGGGAAAACTTTTGCCGACGGGAAAGATCTGCGAAACTTTGCAAGTCCAAGGGGTCGGTCCGATTGAAGTTTCGATGGTCGATGCTGCCAACGCCTGCGTTTTCGTGCGAGCACAGGATGTGGGTATGACTGGCAAAGAAATGCCGATTGAGCTTGAGCAAGCCAAAGATTTATTAAAAAAATTAGATCTGGTTCGTCGTCATGCATCTGTGGCGATGGGAATTTCCAAAGATCTTGAAGATGCAAAAAATTATATCGCGATTCCTTATATTGGCATCATCAGTCCTGCCACAAACGAGGACATGGATTTTGAAATGCGCGTGATCGCAAGTGGTCAGCCTCACAAGGCCTTGCCCTTGACCGTTTCTTTGTGTTCTGCTGTGACCGCCAAACTTCCGGGGAGTGTTATTCACGAAGCCGTTCATGGTCGCAGTCTTAAGCAGGTTCGCATCGGAATGCCTTCTGGAGTTTTGCAATTGGACGCCGAAGTGGAAAATAAAAATGGCCACTGGAGTGTTCGCAGTGGCAGTTTTTATAGAACGGCTCGTCCTTTATTCCAGGGCGAAGTCTTTATTTAG
- a CDS encoding lytic transglycosylase domain-containing protein has translation MRKLVLISFVFLAACASKSRQPTAVAEVVQIPAPAGALTLDQALAQGQDATIEYLKSQLKAQPYGSLDSRDPAADMATSVRAERIKNDNPDKKQQSAFLKKFRGWSPKKRVTHGEELVADFNCDKALESQALGYSLELDFPEQAARDTSKQLHEKVLTCDNISKTESVFRLAVFAIQQNECPRAVDYLDKYPAPMERGMRDRQAYLKSFCAVNAESKQANPLGGYGILVSTFQSPAAPSQWYLGVESGDPEWDRLLASMVRLTHEERPETVQYLAGKMNLEKFRSLPQPFQTSMLVLMSANGADLSVFQALHKYLADHPDSLTTSVANLLFPIRYWKEIVENSKSADPILVKALIRQESAFNKAARSRARAAGLMQLIYPTAKHFGVKKPVQLLNPETNIHAGSEFLAQLIADFGSVELALAAYNAGPAMVRQWQKRYPTENIDLFVEMIPYTETREYVRLVKRNYKIYQSILVKPQILGANH, from the coding sequence ATGCGCAAACTAGTTCTTATTTCATTCGTATTTTTAGCAGCCTGTGCCTCTAAATCCCGTCAGCCGACGGCGGTAGCAGAGGTGGTCCAAATACCAGCTCCTGCAGGTGCATTGACATTGGATCAAGCATTGGCTCAAGGCCAGGATGCCACGATCGAATATTTAAAATCACAACTGAAGGCACAACCTTATGGTAGCTTGGATTCCAGAGATCCAGCCGCTGATATGGCGACTTCCGTTAGGGCTGAGCGCATTAAAAACGATAACCCGGATAAAAAGCAGCAATCTGCTTTCCTTAAAAAGTTTCGCGGTTGGAGCCCTAAGAAACGGGTGACTCATGGTGAAGAGCTAGTCGCAGACTTCAATTGTGATAAAGCACTGGAAAGCCAGGCTTTAGGATACTCCCTGGAGTTGGATTTCCCCGAGCAAGCAGCTCGCGATACTTCCAAGCAACTGCATGAAAAAGTTTTGACGTGCGATAATATCTCTAAGACGGAAAGCGTTTTCCGTTTGGCGGTTTTCGCAATTCAACAAAATGAATGCCCTCGCGCGGTAGATTATTTGGATAAATACCCAGCTCCTATGGAGCGTGGTATGCGTGACCGTCAGGCTTACCTAAAAAGCTTTTGCGCAGTCAATGCTGAAAGCAAACAGGCAAATCCCTTGGGCGGCTATGGTATTTTGGTAAGCACATTCCAATCGCCAGCAGCCCCTTCACAATGGTATCTGGGTGTGGAGAGTGGTGATCCGGAATGGGATCGCTTACTTGCTTCCATGGTTCGGTTGACTCATGAAGAGCGCCCTGAGACAGTTCAATACTTGGCTGGTAAAATGAACTTGGAAAAATTTCGTTCTTTGCCTCAGCCGTTTCAGACTTCTATGCTGGTATTGATGAGTGCCAATGGTGCTGACTTATCGGTGTTCCAGGCTCTTCATAAGTATTTGGCAGATCATCCAGATTCCTTAACGACATCTGTAGCAAATCTTCTTTTCCCAATTCGTTATTGGAAAGAGATCGTTGAAAACAGCAAGAGTGCGGATCCAATCCTGGTGAAAGCTCTTATTCGTCAAGAAAGCGCTTTTAACAAGGCCGCGCGCAGCCGTGCTCGTGCTGCAGGTCTTATGCAGTTGATTTATCCGACAGCTAAGCACTTTGGCGTTAAAAAGCCCGTGCAACTGTTAAATCCGGAGACGAATATCCATGCAGGGTCTGAGTTCCTGGCTCAATTGATCGCTGATTTTGGCTCTGTAGAGTTGGCTCTCGCAGCTTACAACGCGGGACCTGCGATGGTGCGCCAGTGGCAAAAGCGTTATCCTACTGAGAACATCGATTTGTTCGTTGAAATGATTCCGTACACGGAAACACGCGAATACGTTCGCCTGGTAAAAAGAAACTATAAGATCTATCAGTCGATTTTGGTGAAGCCGCAAATTTTGGGTGCGAATCACTAA